The genomic region GCTGACCTTTGTTGCTGCACCAGAGTGGTCGCATCGTGTTGTTGCTGCTTATGTGAGTGATATGGCCAGCCCCAGCAGTTGGGGAGACAGAAAACAGCTCCAATGGCTGGATGCAAAAAGTAGTCTCTATGTGATCCATAGTGATCAACGGGGTGGCATGGGGGGAGCAGAGTCGGTGCCCTTTGCAAGCGTTGGGGCGGCCCAGGCGTTTGTTGTGGATCATGGCGGAAAAGTGGTGACCTTGGACAATATGCCCCACTCTTATCTCATGGGAATTGAGCAGGTTGAGAATGAGACCCCATCTAAACCTCACCCGGGGACGT from Magnetococcus sp. PR-3 harbors:
- a CDS encoding nitrous oxide reductase accessory protein NosL gives rise to the protein MRILWLSLFVLLSACGGDQAALMAEKPKPAMYDDAVVGKSCGMFLSEHQGPVGQLFIKGEPEPFWFSTVRDMLTFVAAPEWSHRVVAAYVSDMASPSSWGDRKQLQWLDAKSSLYVIHSDQRGGMGGAESVPFASVGAAQAFVVDHGGKVVTLDNMPHSYLMGIEQVENETPSKPHPGT